In Paeniglutamicibacter kerguelensis, one genomic interval encodes:
- a CDS encoding HpcH/HpaI aldolase/citrate lyase family protein: MAFRNRRAASLPAKLSRSWLLVNASKPEDFAPALASEADSVIFDMEAAVPDDKKDEARDSVVEALSTGMTAWVRVNGIDTDFWAKDLAALSKTPGLRGVMLAMTEKPEQVTYTAMRLQAGTPVLALVESAVGIENATAIASAPGTFRLAFGVNDFRKDTGVSGDPLALAYARGKLVVASRVGKLPGAIDGPPAPGAGAEEVLAESAITASMGMTGKLALSRTQVDEINLGLSPSADELHWAHDMLDAHAAGASVGDGSYLPRLARAQKIADLADSYGLWNA, encoded by the coding sequence ATGGCATTCCGTAACCGTCGCGCAGCTTCCCTTCCAGCCAAACTTTCGCGCTCTTGGCTGCTCGTAAACGCTTCCAAGCCGGAAGACTTCGCACCGGCACTGGCCTCCGAGGCCGACTCCGTCATTTTCGACATGGAGGCAGCGGTCCCGGACGACAAAAAGGACGAGGCACGCGACAGCGTCGTGGAGGCCCTTTCCACCGGCATGACGGCATGGGTCCGCGTCAACGGAATCGATACCGATTTCTGGGCCAAGGACCTTGCGGCGCTTTCCAAGACGCCGGGGCTTCGCGGCGTCATGCTGGCCATGACCGAAAAGCCCGAGCAGGTCACCTACACCGCCATGCGTCTGCAGGCCGGCACCCCGGTGCTCGCACTGGTCGAGTCGGCCGTCGGCATCGAAAACGCAACGGCCATCGCTTCGGCACCGGGTACCTTCCGCCTGGCCTTCGGCGTGAATGACTTCCGCAAGGACACCGGCGTATCCGGTGACCCGCTGGCCCTGGCCTATGCGCGCGGCAAGCTTGTTGTTGCATCCCGAGTCGGCAAGTTGCCGGGCGCCATCGACGGCCCGCCCGCACCGGGCGCAGGCGCCGAAGAGGTCCTGGCGGAATCGGCCATCACCGCCTCCATGGGCATGACCGGAAAGCTGGCGCTTTCCCGCACCCAGGTCGACGAGATCAACCTCGGCCTCTCGCCGAGCGCCGATGAACTGCACTGGGCCCACGACATGCTCGACGCCCACGCGGCCGGCGCCTCCGTCGGTGACGGCTCCTACCTGCCGCGTCTTGCGCGTGCCCAGAAGATCGCCGACCTGGCCGACTCCTACGGATTGTGGAACGCCTAG